A genome region from Natronobeatus ordinarius includes the following:
- the ilvA gene encoding threonine ammonia-lyase — MFGRADVLEAHERVRETSRHTPLSYSYTYSEMTGADVHLKLENFQRTGAFKIRGATNRIATLSDAEKAAGVVTASAGNHAQGVALAATRAGVDSKIVMPENAPIAKVKATQSYGAEVVLHGADYAEAAEHAHELEREEGRTYLHAFDDEDVMAGQGTIGLEILDDCPEVDTVVVPIGGGGLIAGIAVAIKESHPDVRVIGVQAEGASSLVPSLEKGERVTIDGVDTVADGIATRSVGSKTFAVIEEYVDEVVTVPDSETAMAVVHLLERSKTLVEGAGAVPLAALLFDHFAYDEGETIVPVVSGGNIDLNTLTTVIVRGLVETGRYLKIRTVLKDRPGALEDLLGILTAYRANIFAIQHDRTSRDIGMSDTEVEIDLETRGLEHVEEVIEAMEADGYAVEVIV, encoded by the coding sequence ATGTTCGGACGGGCCGACGTTCTCGAGGCGCACGAGCGAGTCCGGGAGACCTCCCGGCACACGCCACTTTCGTACTCTTACACCTACTCGGAGATGACGGGTGCCGACGTCCACCTCAAACTGGAGAACTTCCAGCGGACGGGCGCGTTCAAGATCCGTGGTGCGACGAACCGGATCGCGACGCTCTCAGACGCCGAGAAGGCAGCTGGCGTCGTCACTGCGAGTGCGGGAAACCACGCCCAGGGGGTCGCCCTGGCGGCCACGCGGGCGGGCGTCGACTCGAAGATCGTCATGCCCGAGAACGCGCCCATCGCGAAGGTCAAGGCGACCCAGTCCTACGGCGCCGAAGTCGTCCTCCACGGGGCTGATTACGCCGAGGCTGCCGAGCACGCCCACGAACTCGAGCGCGAGGAGGGTCGAACCTACCTCCACGCCTTCGACGACGAGGACGTGATGGCCGGCCAGGGGACGATCGGCCTCGAGATTCTCGATGACTGTCCCGAGGTCGACACCGTCGTCGTCCCGATCGGCGGCGGCGGGCTAATCGCCGGCATCGCCGTCGCGATCAAGGAGTCCCACCCGGACGTCCGCGTGATCGGCGTCCAGGCCGAGGGGGCCTCGAGCCTCGTCCCCTCCCTCGAGAAAGGTGAGCGCGTCACCATCGACGGCGTCGACACGGTCGCCGACGGCATCGCCACTCGGAGCGTCGGCTCGAAGACGTTCGCCGTCATCGAGGAGTACGTCGACGAGGTCGTCACCGTCCCCGACTCGGAGACCGCGATGGCCGTCGTCCACCTCTTAGAGCGCTCGAAGACGCTGGTCGAAGGTGCCGGTGCCGTCCCGCTCGCGGCCCTGCTGTTCGACCACTTCGCCTACGACGAGGGCGAGACGATCGTTCCGGTCGTCTCGGGCGGCAACATCGACCTCAACACACTGACGACCGTCATCGTCCGTGGGCTGGTCGAGACCGGGCGCTACCTGAAGATCCGGACGGTGTTGAAAGATCGGCCGGGCGCGCTCGAGGACCTGCTCGGGATCCTCACCGCCTATCGTGCGAACATCTTCGCGATCCAGCACGACCGCACCTCCCGAGATATCGGCATGAGCGACACCGAGGTGGAGATCGACTTAGAGACCCGTGGCCTCGAGCACGTCGAGGAGGTGATCGAAGCGATGGAAGCGGACGGATACGCGGTCGAGGTCATCGTCTGA
- a CDS encoding gamma-glutamylcyclotransferase family protein, with product MLTFVYGTLTDSERVAAVLEGLEYEFAARATLEGCHRVDGRYPTLAPGGSVEGRLLAVDRSGLEAVDAYEGVDAGLYVRIAVPLEGPDESLEADSAWTYVGRPDRLGVADRVTWPGSGPFADRVRRTVERDAAMVVSHTPPYLE from the coding sequence GTGCTCACGTTCGTTTACGGGACGCTCACCGATTCCGAACGGGTCGCGGCCGTACTCGAGGGGCTCGAGTACGAGTTCGCGGCTCGAGCCACTCTCGAGGGCTGTCACCGCGTCGACGGACGCTATCCGACGCTTGCCCCTGGCGGGTCCGTCGAGGGACGACTGCTCGCGGTCGATCGCAGCGGCCTCGAGGCGGTCGACGCCTACGAAGGGGTCGACGCGGGGCTGTACGTCCGGATCGCGGTTCCGCTCGAGGGACCGGACGAATCGCTCGAGGCCGACTCGGCCTGGACGTACGTCGGCCGCCCCGATCGGCTGGGCGTTGCCGACCGCGTCACCTGGCCGGGGAGCGGTCCGTTCGCCGATCGCGTTCGGCGGACGGTCGAGCGAGATGCTGCCATGGTGGTTAGTCACACGCCACCGTATCTCGAATGA
- a CDS encoding enoyl-CoA hydratase/isomerase family protein, with the protein MRYETITIDHDGYVATITLDRPGSMNTFSTQLALDLDDALEALEANDDVRVIVVEGAGDAFSAGIDLTEHGAHEGAAEYETWVSRMEEPFRTLVGMTTPVIASAHGFAAANGLGLVAACDLAVLAEGTKLGATAPKVGLFCMGPAVPIMNSVTEKRCLELLLTGELIDAETAVEWGLANRVVPEDRRREATMDLAESIAEKSPVAVQRGKRAYYEMADMGYEEALEYSNERFAALCVTDDAAEGIEAFLEGREPEWPGR; encoded by the coding sequence ATGCGCTACGAAACCATCACGATCGATCACGATGGGTACGTCGCCACCATCACCCTCGACCGCCCCGGGTCGATGAACACGTTCAGCACGCAGCTGGCGCTCGACCTCGACGACGCGCTCGAGGCCCTCGAGGCGAACGACGACGTTCGAGTGATCGTCGTCGAGGGGGCGGGAGACGCCTTCTCGGCCGGCATCGACCTCACAGAACACGGAGCGCACGAGGGAGCGGCCGAGTACGAGACGTGGGTCTCCCGGATGGAAGAGCCGTTCCGGACGCTCGTGGGGATGACCACGCCGGTGATCGCGTCCGCACACGGCTTCGCCGCCGCCAACGGGCTGGGGCTGGTTGCCGCCTGCGACCTGGCCGTCCTCGCCGAGGGAACGAAACTCGGCGCGACCGCCCCGAAGGTCGGGCTGTTCTGCATGGGCCCTGCGGTGCCGATCATGAACTCGGTCACCGAGAAGCGCTGTCTCGAGCTCTTGCTGACGGGCGAGCTGATCGACGCCGAGACGGCCGTCGAGTGGGGGCTCGCCAACCGCGTCGTTCCCGAAGACCGGCGCCGGGAGGCGACGATGGACCTGGCCGAGTCGATCGCCGAGAAGAGCCCCGTCGCCGTCCAGCGGGGCAAGCGGGCCTACTACGAGATGGCCGACATGGGTTACGAGGAAGCCCTCGAGTACTCGAACGAGCGGTTCGCCGCGCTCTGTGTCACCGACGACGCGGCGGAGGGGATCGAGGCGTTCCTCGAGGGTCGCGAGCCGGAGTGGCCGGGCCGGTAA
- the citZ gene encoding citrate synthase, which translates to MADDLKKGLEGVLVAESELSSIDGDEGRLVYCGYTIEELARGASYEEVLYLLWNGHLPDEAELEEFSTAMAAERDVDGAVLETTQTLAAADANPMAALRTIVSELSAFDPDADADPTDEDANLRKGRRITAKIPTILAAFERTRRGEEIVAPREDLSHAANFLYMLNGEEPDEVLAETFDQALVLHADHGLNASTFSAMVTASTLADLHAAITSAIGTLSGSLHGGANQDVMEMLKEVDGSEMDPLEWVETALEEGRRVPGFGHRVYNVKDPRANILGEKSEALGEAAGDMRWYEMSVTIEEHLATEKGLAPNVDFYSASTYYQMGIPVDLYTPIFAMSRAGGWIAHVLEQYDDNRLIRPRSRYVGPDPEETEFVALEDR; encoded by the coding sequence ATGGCTGACGATCTCAAAAAAGGGCTAGAGGGTGTGCTAGTCGCTGAATCCGAACTCAGCTCGATCGACGGCGACGAAGGCCGATTGGTCTACTGCGGGTACACCATCGAGGAGCTCGCCCGCGGGGCGAGCTACGAGGAGGTGCTCTACCTGCTCTGGAACGGCCACCTCCCGGACGAGGCCGAACTCGAGGAGTTTTCAACCGCGATGGCCGCCGAACGCGACGTCGATGGAGCCGTCCTCGAGACGACACAGACGCTCGCTGCGGCCGACGCCAACCCGATGGCCGCGCTCCGGACGATCGTCTCGGAGCTGTCGGCGTTCGATCCCGACGCCGACGCCGACCCCACCGACGAGGACGCCAACCTCCGCAAGGGCCGTCGGATCACGGCGAAGATTCCGACGATCCTCGCCGCCTTCGAGCGTACCCGTCGAGGCGAAGAGATCGTCGCCCCGCGCGAGGATCTCTCCCACGCCGCGAACTTCCTCTACATGTTAAACGGCGAGGAGCCCGACGAGGTGCTCGCCGAGACGTTCGACCAGGCGCTCGTCCTCCACGCCGACCACGGCCTGAACGCCTCGACGTTCTCCGCGATGGTCACCGCGAGCACCCTCGCGGACCTCCACGCCGCGATCACGAGCGCGATCGGCACCCTCAGCGGGAGCCTCCACGGCGGCGCCAACCAGGACGTCATGGAGATGCTCAAAGAAGTCGACGGCAGCGAGATGGATCCCCTCGAGTGGGTCGAGACCGCCCTCGAGGAGGGCCGTCGCGTCCCCGGCTTCGGCCACCGCGTCTACAACGTCAAAGACCCGCGCGCGAACATCCTCGGCGAGAAATCCGAGGCGCTGGGTGAGGCCGCCGGTGACATGCGCTGGTACGAGATGAGCGTCACCATCGAGGAACACCTCGCAACGGAAAAGGGACTCGCACCCAACGTCGACTTCTATTCCGCCTCGACGTACTACCAGATGGGCATCCCCGTCGACCTCTACACCCCCATCTTCGCGATGAGCCGCGCCGGCGGCTGGATCGCCCACGTCCTAGAGCAGTACGACGACAACCGCCTGATCCGCCCGCGCAGCCGCTACGTCGGTCCCGACCCCGAGGAGACCGAGTTCGTCGCGCTCGAGGATCGGTAA
- a CDS encoding potassium channel family protein: MDTSHEVEYRPVSVKEVLAEMKDTAELLIDLSYSAVLFGSEAVAEEVLTLEERMDVLQLQARMSLLMAARTTDDAEQLAPVLGVVGAAEKISDAAGDVAKVVLEEIGLPDAMRAALPEAVEPVVRATVEAESRFADRSLGDLNLETETGVRVIAIRRRGKWLLNPNVDTVLEAEDVILMRGFEENLGPVYETVTGEPYETPEPVEPGIADLERAVDAIVLMKNMSELAVDLAYGAVLYDSTDLAEEVAALEAEVDQLESRLEAWTLQAAARVDDPVDLRGLVHLAGSTEVISDAALEISEGVLRGLGTHPVVAEAVSESDEVIVRRTVAEGSTLDGGTLGETMVRTETGMRVIGVRRPRGSPSVEDDEWEIQPGPETELRAGDVLLAKGTRAGAERLEELVGS; encoded by the coding sequence ATGGATACGTCCCACGAGGTCGAGTACCGCCCCGTCAGCGTCAAGGAGGTGCTCGCCGAGATGAAAGACACCGCCGAGTTACTCATCGATCTGTCGTACTCAGCGGTGCTGTTCGGTAGCGAGGCGGTTGCCGAGGAGGTGCTCACGCTCGAAGAGCGAATGGACGTCCTCCAGTTGCAGGCCCGGATGAGCCTGCTGATGGCCGCCCGAACCACCGACGACGCAGAACAGCTCGCCCCGGTGCTCGGCGTCGTTGGCGCGGCGGAGAAGATCTCTGACGCCGCTGGCGACGTCGCGAAGGTGGTCTTAGAGGAGATCGGTCTCCCGGACGCGATGCGGGCCGCGCTGCCCGAGGCAGTCGAGCCGGTCGTGCGTGCGACCGTCGAGGCGGAGTCGCGCTTCGCCGACCGGAGCCTCGGCGACCTCAACCTCGAGACCGAGACCGGCGTTCGCGTGATCGCCATCCGGCGTCGCGGCAAGTGGTTGCTCAACCCCAACGTCGATACGGTCCTCGAGGCCGAGGACGTGATCCTCATGCGCGGCTTCGAGGAGAACCTCGGGCCGGTCTACGAGACGGTCACGGGCGAGCCCTACGAGACGCCTGAACCCGTCGAGCCGGGCATCGCCGACCTCGAACGGGCGGTCGACGCCATCGTGCTGATGAAGAACATGAGCGAACTCGCCGTCGACCTCGCCTACGGTGCAGTGTTGTACGATAGCACCGATCTCGCCGAAGAGGTCGCTGCGCTCGAGGCCGAGGTCGACCAGCTCGAGTCGCGCCTGGAGGCGTGGACGCTCCAGGCTGCAGCGCGCGTCGACGACCCAGTCGACCTGCGTGGACTGGTTCACCTCGCGGGGAGCACGGAGGTCATCAGCGACGCGGCCCTCGAAATCAGTGAAGGTGTGCTTCGTGGGCTGGGAACGCACCCGGTCGTCGCCGAGGCGGTCTCAGAGAGTGACGAAGTGATCGTCCGGCGAACCGTCGCCGAGGGGAGCACCCTCGATGGGGGCACCCTCGGCGAGACGATGGTCCGAACGGAGACGGGAATGCGAGTCATCGGCGTGCGACGACCGCGTGGCTCTCCCAGCGTCGAGGACGACGAGTGGGAGATCCAGCCCGGGCCCGAGACGGAGCTTCGCGCCGGGGACGTCCTGCTCGCAAAGGGGACCAGGGCGGGCGCCGAGCGGCTCGAGGAACTCGTCGGTTCGTAG